The Novipirellula artificiosorum genome includes a window with the following:
- a CDS encoding serine hydrolase, with the protein MKRNVALICIAIVSSFFAGQYAFAQEHNAQDISQKLENVSQGLVGRMGVAAQEIGSGVSVTINGNEAFVMASTYKVAIATTLLDLVDKGQLKLTDFIDVPLETMVVGPNPITVNFVHPGVKLSVANLIEPMITESDNTATDTCLKVAGGPEAVTKMLRSIGITEQRVDRECSEILRDFYGLQDKAYATVAAEAYAIVCSDDLSNGLPPLVFPDFVVQDFKRPPRRSSSSTTGVMDSISRYNPKIRRTFAASSALTTNFGLGPDRSTS; encoded by the coding sequence ATGAAACGAAACGTAGCACTAATTTGTATCGCAATAGTCTCGTCATTTTTTGCAGGTCAATATGCATTTGCTCAGGAGCATAACGCGCAAGATATTTCTCAGAAGCTTGAGAACGTTTCGCAGGGTCTAGTGGGCCGCATGGGAGTGGCTGCACAGGAAATTGGCTCAGGGGTGAGCGTCACCATCAACGGCAATGAGGCGTTTGTTATGGCGAGTACCTATAAAGTTGCAATTGCAACCACCTTGCTGGACCTCGTCGATAAAGGACAACTTAAGCTCACCGATTTCATTGATGTCCCACTAGAAACGATGGTCGTCGGGCCCAATCCGATCACCGTGAATTTCGTTCATCCCGGTGTAAAGTTGTCGGTCGCCAATTTGATTGAACCCATGATCACCGAAAGCGACAATACGGCGACGGACACCTGTCTAAAAGTAGCGGGAGGTCCGGAAGCGGTGACGAAGATGTTGCGCAGTATTGGGATTACAGAGCAACGAGTTGATCGGGAATGTTCCGAAATTTTGCGGGACTTCTATGGTTTACAGGACAAGGCCTACGCAACCGTAGCCGCAGAAGCCTATGCCATCGTGTGCAGCGACGACTTATCGAACGGTTTACCTCCTCTCGTCTTTCCCGATTTCGTCGTCCAGGATTTTAAACGCCCGCCACGACGGTCAAGTTCTTCGACCACCGGCGTCATGGACTCCATCTCGAGGTACAACCCAAAGATCCGCCGCACCTTCGCCGCCTCGTCCGCGTTGACCACCAACTTCGGGCTTGGCCCGGATCGATCGACGTCGTAG
- a CDS encoding IS110 family transposase, whose amino-acid sequence MRILALDLGKLNTMCCFFDTKSRKHSFLNVTTRRDSLTSVFKNRKANLVVMESCGPSGWINDLAQSLGLSTLVCSTNEEAWRWANVKRKTDKDDALKLARLAAMRELKPVHMPSQEHREFRSLVKYRKTLDRRINKAKNTIRAWFVNHGITIDSGDKAWHTGREHIDSFRKPIQECGADELWKGELDIELTILDSLTQQLDMIVNKLEAIGKTDPRIVRLMTIPGVGPRTAEILVALIKHGATMDNQYRPPDAFTSTNESDHRGFSNQFYTQLFYQHNLLRRFGKPKHHSLRPTPRRRPTLSVMSTETS is encoded by the coding sequence ATGAGAATTCTCGCTCTTGACCTCGGCAAACTCAATACGATGTGCTGCTTCTTTGACACAAAATCACGAAAGCACTCATTTCTCAACGTCACCACTCGCCGCGACTCCCTCACCAGCGTCTTTAAGAATCGCAAAGCCAACCTTGTTGTCATGGAGTCGTGCGGCCCTTCAGGGTGGATCAACGACTTGGCCCAATCGCTCGGCCTCTCCACGCTCGTCTGCTCGACCAACGAGGAAGCTTGGCGATGGGCCAACGTCAAACGCAAAACCGACAAAGACGACGCACTCAAGCTCGCTCGATTAGCCGCCATGCGGGAACTCAAACCGGTCCACATGCCGTCGCAAGAGCACCGCGAGTTTCGCTCACTGGTCAAGTATCGCAAGACACTCGACCGCCGCATCAACAAAGCCAAAAACACCATCCGTGCCTGGTTCGTCAACCACGGCATCACGATCGACTCGGGGGACAAGGCGTGGCACACTGGACGCGAGCACATCGACTCGTTCCGTAAACCGATCCAAGAGTGTGGAGCCGACGAACTCTGGAAGGGTGAACTCGACATCGAACTGACGATCCTCGATTCATTGACACAGCAATTGGACATGATCGTCAATAAACTCGAAGCGATTGGTAAAACCGACCCACGCATTGTACGTCTGATGACGATTCCCGGTGTCGGACCTCGAACGGCTGAGATCCTGGTAGCCTTGATCAAACACGGAGCCACGATGGACAACCAGTATCGGCCGCCTGATGCCTTTACATCGACGAACGAATCGGACCATCGTGGCTTCTCAAACCAATTCTACACCCAACTCTTTTACCAACACAACCTATTGCGGAGATTCGGGAAGCCCAAACATCATTCACTAAGACCGACGCCAAGGAGAAGACCTACCCTGAGTGTGATGAGCACCGAGACAAGTTGA
- a CDS encoding type II toxin-antitoxin system VapC family toxin, translating into MDSIYVETTVIGNVAGRIHSNPDVASRQRATRSWWNIAAAQYELAISQLVIDECSDGDLAAAYERLDVLRDLTVLAITDEARALAGVLNAEGAVPPSEPRDALHIAVAAVQRVQYLVTWNFKHIANATMRSKIEQACRDAGFEPPVICSPPEIPGDTDD; encoded by the coding sequence ATGGACTCAATCTACGTCGAAACAACTGTGATTGGCAATGTCGCTGGACGCATCCACTCAAACCCGGATGTCGCGTCCCGCCAACGGGCAACGAGAAGCTGGTGGAACATTGCGGCAGCCCAATACGAACTTGCGATCTCGCAGCTTGTCATTGATGAATGCAGTGATGGCGATTTGGCAGCCGCTTACGAGCGTCTGGATGTCCTCCGTGACTTGACCGTCCTTGCGATCACCGACGAAGCAAGAGCGTTGGCAGGCGTACTCAATGCCGAGGGTGCTGTCCCACCATCCGAACCGCGTGACGCTTTGCACATTGCCGTTGCGGCAGTTCAGCGAGTACAATACTTGGTGACCTGGAATTTTAAACACATCGCCAACGCGACAATGCGATCCAAGATCGAGCAGGCTTGCCGTGACGCGGGTTTTGAGCCTCCAGTGATTTGCTCGCCACCTGAAATCCCCGGGGATACTGATGACTAA
- a CDS encoding IS110 family transposase, protein MKILALDLGKFNSVCCFFDTKTRKSRFLTTPTERKHIASVLKNAKVDLVVMEACGPSGWINDLAQSLGLSTLVCSTNEEAWQWAKVKRKTDKDDALKLARLAAMRELKPVHMPSQTHREFRSLVKYRKMLDRRINKTKNTIRAWFVNHGITIDSGDKAWHTGREHIDSFRKPIQECGADELWKGELDIELTILDSLTQQLDMIVKKLEAIGKTDPRIVRLMTIPGVGPRTAEILLALIKHGATMDNQYRPPDAFTSTNESDHRGFSNHFYTQLFYQHPITEIREAQTSFTKTDAKEKTYPSVRSTETS, encoded by the coding sequence ATGAAAATTCTCGCTCTTGATCTCGGCAAATTCAACTCCGTCTGCTGCTTCTTTGACACAAAAACCCGAAAATCACGCTTTCTTACTACCCCCACCGAGCGGAAACACATCGCTAGCGTCTTGAAGAACGCCAAGGTGGACCTCGTCGTCATGGAAGCTTGCGGACCCTCAGGCTGGATTAACGACTTGGCTCAATCGCTCGGCCTCTCCACGCTCGTCTGCTCGACCAATGAGGAGGCTTGGCAATGGGCCAAAGTCAAACGCAAAACCGATAAAGACGACGCCCTCAAACTCGCTCGATTGGCCGCCATGCGAGAACTCAAACCGGTCCACATGCCCTCGCAAACGCACCGCGAGTTCCGCTCGCTGGTCAAGTATCGCAAGATGCTCGACCGACGTATCAACAAAACCAAAAACACCATCCGTGCCTGGTTCGTCAACCACGGCATCACGATCGACTCGGGGGACAAGGCGTGGCACACTGGACGCGAGCACATCGACTCGTTCCGTAAACCGATCCAAGAGTGTGGAGCCGACGAACTCTGGAAGGGTGAACTCGACATCGAACTGACGATCCTCGATTCATTGACACAGCAATTGGACATGATCGTCAAAAAACTCGAAGCGATTGGTAAAACCGACCCACGCATTGTACGTCTGATGACGATTCCCGGTGTCGGACCTCGAACGGCTGAGATCCTGCTCGCCTTGATCAAACACGGAGCCACGATGGACAACCAGTATCGGCCGCCTGATGCCTTTACATCGACGAACGAATCGGACCATCGTGGCTTCTCAAACCACTTCTACACCCAACTCTTTTACCAACACCCTATTACGGAGATTCGGGAAGCCCAAACATCATTCACTAAGACCGACGCCAAGGAGAAGACCTACCCAAGTGTGAGAAGCACCGAGACAAGTTGA
- a CDS encoding DUF2924 domain-containing protein, whose protein sequence is MTDETRLAVAALEDKTVNELRSLYEEVLDNVRRATPEEDGYVDWDPRLPPPGSFLERRYKGQMIRVLVLTDGFEYEGKRFRSLNLSGRSSASGFATKSRLSDGVGNGRAVSRCWATTSIDPGQARSWWSTRTRRRRCGGSLGCTSRWSP, encoded by the coding sequence ATGACGGATGAAACTCGATTGGCGGTTGCTGCGCTCGAGGACAAGACAGTCAATGAACTGCGATCGCTCTACGAAGAGGTTCTGGATAACGTTCGTCGGGCCACCCCCGAAGAAGATGGATACGTCGACTGGGATCCTCGATTGCCACCGCCGGGCAGCTTTCTGGAACGGCGATACAAGGGCCAGATGATTCGCGTGCTCGTATTGACGGACGGATTTGAGTACGAGGGCAAACGGTTTCGTTCGCTCAATTTGAGCGGGAGATCATCGGCGAGCGGATTCGCGACAAAATCGCGGCTCAGCGACGGCGTGGGAAATGGGCGGGCGGTATCCCGGTGCTGGGCTACGACGTCGATCGATCCGGGCCAAGCCCGAAGTTGGTGGTCAACGCGGACGAGGCGGCGAAGGTGCGGCGGATCTTTGGGTTGTACCTCGAGATGGAGTCCATGA